The following proteins are co-located in the Pyrobaculum calidifontis JCM 11548 genome:
- a CDS encoding DUF2286 domain-containing protein, translated as MSVVATISKSTVVKKEIVKGDVYEVVKSVASELLKKWEPSASDFIVLRDFYTVQYPIPVSRELLEKIRRFSPKRVENSVEVSLPVFEIVYGAQWSGDNVKVEDATVVFPYIDEETTEKVLRGVVEGFSAASEEEEPELE; from the coding sequence ATGAGCGTCGTAGCCACAATATCCAAGAGCACCGTGGTAAAGAAAGAAATAGTCAAGGGGGATGTGTATGAAGTTGTTAAAAGCGTTGCGTCTGAGCTTTTGAAGAAGTGGGAGCCGTCGGCCTCCGACTTCATAGTCCTTAGAGACTTCTACACTGTACAATACCCCATCCCCGTCAGCAGGGAGCTGCTTGAGAAGATTAGGAGGTTTTCGCCCAAGCGCGTGGAGAACAGCGTCGAAGTGTCTCTGCCAGTATTTGAAATTGTGTACGGGGCGCAGTGGTCTGGGGATAATGTAAAAGTGGAGGACGCCACGGTGGTCTTCCCCTACATCGATGAGGAGACAACCGAGAAGGTTCTCAGAGGAGTTGTGGAGGGGTTCTCCGCAGCCTCCGAAGAGGAGGAGCCAGAACTAGAATAG
- a CDS encoding CDP-alcohol phosphatidyltransferase family protein — translation MVSERLRRYVRLEGLGRLMPVDPNVLTLLSAVVAWLGVPLVLLHGVPPWLFIAVSGVLDAVDGAVARARGLASRRGAFLDSFADRYTDAAYLLYFWRQADPLILLVAMVGTFTISYARCRGEALGAEVRGVGFMERGERVAYLFVASFFGGDLLPWLLAAYAVLVNAAALYRGFAVFKKLK, via the coding sequence GTGGTCTCCGAGAGACTTAGAAGGTATGTAAGGCTGGAGGGCTTGGGCAGGCTGATGCCCGTGGACCCCAACGTCTTAACTCTACTATCGGCCGTCGTAGCGTGGCTGGGAGTCCCCCTTGTCCTTCTCCACGGTGTCCCGCCTTGGCTTTTCATCGCCGTGTCTGGGGTCTTAGACGCAGTGGATGGGGCTGTGGCTAGGGCGCGGGGGCTTGCATCTAGGAGGGGGGCCTTCCTAGACTCGTTCGCAGACAGATATACCGACGCGGCTTACCTCTTGTACTTCTGGCGCCAAGCGGATCCGCTGATTCTGCTCGTAGCCATGGTGGGCACCTTCACCATAAGCTACGCGAGGTGTAGAGGCGAGGCTCTTGGGGCCGAGGTGAGGGGGGTTGGGTTCATGGAGAGGGGGGAGAGGGTGGCGTACCTCTTCGTCGCCAGCTTTTTCGGCGGAGACCTCTTGCCTTGGCTCCTGGCGGCGTATGCGGTATTGGTAAACGCCGCGGCGCTGTACCGGGGGTTCGCCGTGTTTAAAAAGCTTAAATAG
- a CDS encoding tRNA (pseudouridine-N1)-methyltransferase, producing the protein MSFLIKSDTVCPWTIDVKALVKGRFDVLVDFAAESIRGGAREVYIVLCDGTTYRVSSVPAGPAVEVASWLLSQPSFKASLEAILANYRRVYYLHERGVDILNADLSGDALYVFGDHDGLSREDEEVLAKRAQWLSLGPVPYMSWQAAAYVAFLLRRLNKL; encoded by the coding sequence TTGAGCTTCCTGATAAAAAGCGACACTGTCTGCCCCTGGACTATAGACGTCAAGGCCCTGGTAAAGGGGCGTTTCGACGTCTTGGTGGACTTCGCCGCGGAGTCCATTCGGGGCGGGGCCCGGGAGGTCTACATAGTGCTCTGCGACGGGACCACATACCGCGTGTCGTCTGTGCCAGCCGGCCCCGCCGTAGAGGTCGCCTCTTGGCTTCTCTCACAGCCGAGCTTCAAGGCCTCTCTCGAGGCAATCCTCGCCAACTACCGCCGCGTCTACTACCTCCACGAGAGGGGGGTGGACATCTTGAACGCCGACTTGTCTGGAGATGCCTTGTACGTCTTCGGCGACCACGACGGCTTGTCTAGGGAGGACGAGGAAGTCCTTGCCAAGAGGGCGCAGTGGCTCTCCCTGGGCCCAGTGCCCTACATGTCTTGGCAGGCGGCGGCCTACGTGGCCTTCCTCTTGAGGAGACTTAATAAGCTGTAG
- a CDS encoding 30S ribosomal protein S26e, whose amino-acid sequence MPKKRKNRGRKKGDKGREPYVYCDNCGKVVPRSKAIRLTVPYSPVPPDLARELEKQGAIISRYLVTKTYCINCAVFFGIIKVRPREERKKRVPLQQVI is encoded by the coding sequence ATGCCTAAGAAGAGGAAGAACCGAGGCCGTAAGAAGGGGGATAAGGGCCGTGAGCCGTATGTGTACTGCGACAACTGCGGCAAGGTTGTGCCAAGGTCTAAGGCTATTAGGCTCACTGTGCCCTACTCCCCGGTGCCTCCCGACCTCGCCAGAGAGTTGGAGAAGCAGGGCGCAATAATATCGAGGTACCTCGTGACTAAGACGTATTGTATAAACTGCGCCGTGTTCTTCGGCATTATAAAGGTGAGGCCTAGAGAGGAGAGGAAGAAGAGGGTTCCGCTTCAGCAGGTTATTTGA
- the proS gene encoding proline--tRNA ligase gives MRLVREARPHGREKLRSNLMEWFHWLLREAEIYDVRYPVKGAYVWRPYGMKIRRNVEALIRRLHDETGHEEVLFPVFIPYEFFGKESEHIRGFEKEVFWVSKGGEGGERLVLRPTSETAIMPMVKLWVQDYKDLPLRLYQIVSVFRAETKMTHPMIRLREISMFKEAHTVHVDREDAERQVREAVEIYKRIFDEMCLAYMINRRPDWDKFAGAVYTIAFDTVLPDGRALQIGTVHYLGTKFTEVFEVTYLAPDGSRRLAHTTSYGISERSIAAMLITHGDDAGTVIPPKLAPIQVVVVPIFYGEEEKGVVMPAAEQAAKALREAGFRVHVDGRDDKTPGWKFYYWELRGVPLRVEVGKRDVEGRQVVVARRDTLAKYAVAVDELVDAVKALLSEVEANLRRRAVEELRGRIVRVETVEAARAAIREGKVVELPWSGDNDCGLKLQELVGADALGVPMDSEASVGGFDLRDPACGKRAEVWLRLAERY, from the coding sequence ATGCGGCTTGTGAGGGAGGCGAGGCCTCATGGCCGTGAGAAGTTGCGGTCTAATTTGATGGAGTGGTTTCACTGGCTTTTGAGGGAGGCGGAGATCTACGATGTGCGTTACCCTGTGAAGGGGGCGTACGTGTGGCGTCCTTATGGGATGAAGATTAGGCGTAACGTTGAAGCCTTGATCAGGCGGCTACACGACGAGACGGGGCATGAGGAGGTGTTGTTCCCCGTGTTTATCCCCTACGAGTTCTTTGGGAAAGAGTCTGAGCACATACGGGGGTTTGAGAAGGAGGTGTTTTGGGTGTCGAAGGGCGGGGAGGGGGGCGAGCGGCTTGTGCTTAGGCCTACGTCTGAGACCGCTATTATGCCCATGGTGAAGTTGTGGGTGCAGGATTACAAGGATCTGCCGCTTAGGCTTTACCAGATTGTGAGCGTGTTTAGGGCTGAGACTAAGATGACGCATCCCATGATTAGGCTTAGGGAGATCAGCATGTTTAAGGAGGCTCACACGGTGCATGTGGATAGGGAGGACGCGGAGAGGCAGGTGAGAGAGGCCGTGGAGATCTACAAGAGGATTTTCGACGAGATGTGTCTTGCCTATATGATCAATAGGAGGCCCGACTGGGACAAGTTCGCCGGCGCCGTCTACACCATCGCCTTTGACACAGTGCTCCCGGACGGCAGAGCGCTTCAGATAGGAACAGTGCACTACCTGGGGACTAAGTTTACCGAGGTTTTTGAGGTCACGTATCTGGCGCCTGACGGGAGTAGGAGGCTGGCCCACACCACCTCATACGGCATTTCGGAGAGGAGTATCGCGGCCATGCTTATTACGCACGGCGACGACGCTGGCACTGTGATTCCGCCTAAGCTGGCGCCCATCCAAGTGGTGGTGGTGCCCATCTTCTACGGCGAGGAGGAGAAGGGAGTCGTCATGCCGGCGGCGGAGCAGGCCGCAAAGGCCCTCAGAGAGGCGGGGTTCAGAGTACATGTGGATGGGAGAGACGACAAGACTCCTGGGTGGAAGTTCTACTACTGGGAGCTGAGGGGAGTGCCGCTTCGGGTGGAGGTGGGGAAGAGGGACGTGGAGGGGAGGCAGGTGGTGGTGGCGCGGCGCGACACTCTGGCCAAGTACGCCGTGGCCGTCGACGAGTTGGTAGACGCCGTGAAGGCGCTCCTTAGCGAGGTGGAGGCAAATCTTAGGAGGAGGGCCGTGGAGGAGCTGAGGGGCAGGATTGTGCGCGTTGAGACCGTCGAGGCGGCTAGAGCAGCGATTAGGGAGGGGAAGGTGGTGGAGCTGCCGTGGAGTGGGGACAACGACTGTGGGCTAAAGCTTCAAGAGCTCGTGGGGGCCGACGCCTTGGGCGTTCCCATGGACTCCGAGGCCTCCGTGGGCGGCTTCGACTTGCGGGACCCCGCGTGTGGCAAAAGGGCAGAGGTCTGGCTTAGGCTTGCCGAGCGTTATTGA
- a CDS encoding RidA family protein, with protein sequence MKEVIYTEAAPKPIGPYSQAVRVGNLLFVAGQIPVDPKTGEVVGRDIREQTRQVLENIKAVLEAAGYTLDDVAMAFVFLADMGHFPAFNEVYAQYFKEKPPARVTVQAARLPRDVLVEIAVIAARG encoded by the coding sequence ATGAAGGAGGTTATATACACTGAGGCGGCTCCAAAGCCCATCGGCCCCTACTCCCAGGCGGTGAGAGTGGGGAACCTACTCTTCGTGGCTGGGCAAATACCGGTGGACCCCAAGACAGGGGAGGTGGTGGGGAGGGACATAAGGGAGCAGACAAGGCAAGTGTTAGAGAACATAAAGGCCGTGCTAGAGGCGGCGGGGTACACCCTCGACGACGTGGCAATGGCCTTCGTATTTCTAGCCGACATGGGGCACTTCCCAGCCTTCAACGAGGTCTACGCCCAGTACTTCAAGGAGAAGCCGCCAGCCAGAGTCACTGTGCAGGCGGCGAGACTGCCGCGAGACGTCCTCGTAGAGATAGCGGTAATAGCGGCGAGGGGATGA
- a CDS encoding cysteine hydrolase family protein: protein MLPATVSVPRVTVVDKVVLPADKTAVVVVDMQNDFAHPNGRLYSPSSREIIPRIAKLLAKAREKKVRVIYTQDTHYPDDPVEFPIWGPHVVKGSWGWQIVDELKPAEGDIVVEKMRYDAFFGTPLDHILRMYGVRHLVVTGTVANICVLHTVASARLRLYDVVVPIDAIAALNEFDYAAALRQMDFLYKVTLTTTEGVEFQ from the coding sequence ATGCTTCCGGCCACTGTCTCTGTGCCAAGGGTGACGGTGGTGGACAAGGTGGTCCTCCCGGCGGATAAGACCGCGGTGGTTGTAGTAGATATGCAGAACGACTTTGCCCACCCCAACGGAAGGCTGTATTCCCCCTCCTCGCGGGAGATTATCCCGAGGATAGCCAAGCTCTTGGCCAAGGCCAGGGAGAAGAAGGTGAGGGTCATATACACCCAGGACACTCACTATCCCGACGACCCGGTGGAGTTTCCCATATGGGGGCCGCATGTGGTTAAGGGTAGCTGGGGATGGCAGATAGTGGACGAGCTCAAGCCGGCCGAGGGCGACATCGTGGTCGAGAAGATGCGCTACGATGCCTTCTTTGGCACGCCGCTTGATCACATACTCCGTATGTACGGCGTGAGACACCTAGTGGTGACGGGCACCGTGGCCAACATATGCGTCCTCCACACGGTGGCCAGCGCCAGGCTTAGGCTCTACGACGTGGTTGTCCCCATAGACGCAATAGCGGCACTCAACGAGTTCGACTACGCCGCCGCGCTGCGGCAGATGGACTTCCTCTACAAAGTCACGTTGACTACGACGGAGGGGGTGGAGTTCCAGTGA
- a CDS encoding diacylglycerol/polyprenol kinase family protein, with product MTDIWLALALGAWILFVVLALTRWTYGPLAARFGHMRAVYFNRKIIHVLAGGVAAVCVPCFSSWVVPTASALVLAAFLYLVRRRWLLWWFQDPDNMYEVSFAIAWGVVVALGWGLLGDWRLGVVPALFMAVGDSATGVVRNLLFKRRTKHWAGNVAMAAVSLPIGWFYMGPIGAVAGLLASLVERLEFPPIDDNVLVPLTSFLFLAAASLL from the coding sequence GTGACAGACATCTGGCTGGCGCTTGCGCTGGGGGCCTGGATTCTTTTCGTGGTCTTGGCCTTGACGAGGTGGACGTACGGGCCCCTGGCGGCCCGCTTCGGCCACATGAGGGCCGTCTACTTCAATAGGAAGATTATCCACGTGTTGGCCGGCGGCGTCGCCGCAGTGTGCGTGCCGTGTTTCTCAAGCTGGGTTGTCCCCACGGCGTCTGCCCTAGTTCTAGCCGCGTTTCTCTACTTGGTGAGGAGGCGCTGGCTCCTCTGGTGGTTTCAGGACCCGGACAACATGTATGAGGTCTCGTTTGCAATTGCCTGGGGGGTCGTGGTGGCGCTGGGCTGGGGCCTACTCGGCGACTGGAGACTCGGCGTAGTGCCGGCGCTTTTCATGGCCGTCGGAGACTCGGCGACGGGGGTGGTGAGAAATCTGCTCTTCAAGAGGCGGACTAAGCACTGGGCCGGCAACGTGGCCATGGCCGCCGTCTCTCTGCCCATTGGGTGGTTCTACATGGGGCCAATTGGCGCAGTGGCGGGGCTCCTCGCCAGCCTTGTGGAGAGGCTCGAGTTCCCCCCTATCGACGACAACGTGCTCGTTCCGCTCACCTCCTTCCTCTTCTTAGCCGCGGCGTCTCTCCTATAG
- a CDS encoding THUMP domain-containing class I SAM-dependent methyltransferase, which translates to MRYLLTTVPGLEDFVVEELMRRFALRWSRATYLTGRVAAEVEAEPPSLFSLRTVERFGVFLGDGYAETLDEVVAVAEAHLPQAVRYLTKNTTVGIRTERVGAHPFTSRDVEREVGKWLKRRGYVISLVDPDVEINVDVVEKYVVVWITVAKRSLKDRPWRVYEHYASLNPIIAYAMAMLAKPRPGETVCDLTCGGGTIPAEAAEAAPWARYICVDISLKHVKGAVANTRRYPQVDVLWFDSTKLHRAMRPVCDKYIFNPPYGFRIPGRVGRLYKLLGEAMRRLARGPEALYVAITPRHKTFISQVGGQVLFRRVIYQGGLYSHIIMGKL; encoded by the coding sequence GTGCGCTACTTGTTAACAACGGTGCCTGGGCTCGAGGACTTCGTCGTTGAGGAGCTGATGCGCCGCTTCGCGTTGAGGTGGAGCCGCGCCACTTATCTTACTGGGCGCGTCGCCGCGGAGGTGGAGGCGGAGCCCCCCTCCCTCTTCTCTCTCAGGACCGTGGAAAGGTTCGGCGTATTCCTCGGCGACGGCTACGCAGAGACGCTGGACGAGGTAGTTGCAGTAGCGGAGGCGCATCTTCCACAGGCCGTGCGGTATTTGACTAAGAACACCACTGTGGGCATACGCACGGAGAGAGTGGGCGCGCACCCCTTTACGTCGCGCGACGTGGAGAGAGAGGTTGGCAAGTGGCTAAAGCGGCGCGGCTACGTCATAAGCCTGGTGGACCCAGACGTGGAGATAAACGTGGACGTGGTGGAGAAGTACGTGGTGGTGTGGATCACGGTGGCGAAGAGGAGCTTGAAGGATAGGCCGTGGCGCGTCTATGAGCACTACGCCAGTCTAAACCCCATAATTGCCTACGCCATGGCCATGTTGGCTAAGCCGAGGCCGGGGGAGACCGTCTGCGACTTGACCTGCGGCGGGGGCACAATACCCGCCGAGGCCGCAGAGGCCGCGCCCTGGGCGCGCTACATCTGTGTCGACATCTCGCTGAAGCACGTCAAAGGCGCCGTGGCTAACACGAGGCGGTACCCCCAGGTGGACGTGCTGTGGTTTGACTCAACGAAGCTTCACCGGGCCATGAGGCCAGTCTGCGACAAGTATATATTCAACCCGCCCTACGGCTTTAGAATCCCAGGCCGCGTCGGCAGGCTGTATAAACTCCTCGGCGAGGCCATGAGAAGGCTGGCGCGGGGCCCAGAGGCGCTCTACGTGGCCATCACCCCCCGCCACAAGACGTTCATAAGCCAGGTAGGGGGGCAAGTGCTCTTCCGCAGAGTGATCTACCAGGGGGGCCTCTACAGCCACATAATAATGGGGAAGCTATAG
- a CDS encoding PINc/VapC family ATPase — MDKYVADSSVILDGSLKEAVVGGKIRGTLFLLSELVEHFASLARQGDGIGIVAMEELRDIHEVVEKLGLSDFLRVESVAAGRRVEGDLDAYVRRFAKENGCIYVTSDELARDAAKAQGIEVLYLGKPRDVLTIEKFFDRDVMSVHLKEGLPPFGKVGRPGNWKMVQLSQEPLSRKQLETIVRELVSEASRLTPRTKIEIRRPHSLIIQHKEYRIVVVFPPVSERLEITATRPVVRKRIEDYGLDPKVLERLEKSAEGILIAGAPGAGKTTFAQALAEFYLSRGKVVKTLESPRDMVLPPPITQLSKNLATSEEVHDILLLSRPDYTIFDEMRDTADFQLYVDLRLAGVGMVGVVHATSPIDAIQRFIRRVELGMIPSIIDTVIFMKDGEVRKVYALSMVVKVPAGMREEDLARPVILVKDFLTGEVEYEIYVFGEETFVVPVKRGEEGRAPSRKVYSMVISALKRYVPPSEIKLEERDGVVVVKVPEEYLGVVLSRGVTKLEKLRRKLALDFRIEPR; from the coding sequence GTGGATAAATACGTGGCAGACAGCTCCGTGATCTTGGACGGCTCGCTGAAGGAGGCGGTGGTAGGGGGCAAAATACGCGGCACCCTCTTCCTCCTCTCGGAGTTGGTGGAGCACTTCGCTTCCCTGGCGCGCCAGGGGGACGGCATAGGCATTGTGGCCATGGAGGAGCTGAGGGACATACACGAGGTGGTGGAGAAGCTGGGCCTCTCCGACTTCCTCCGCGTGGAGTCCGTCGCGGCCGGGAGGAGGGTGGAGGGAGACCTCGACGCCTACGTGAGGAGGTTCGCCAAGGAGAACGGCTGCATATACGTGACCAGCGACGAGCTCGCCAGAGACGCGGCCAAGGCCCAGGGGATAGAGGTCCTGTACCTGGGCAAGCCCCGCGACGTCTTGACAATAGAGAAGTTCTTCGACAGAGACGTCATGTCTGTCCACCTAAAGGAGGGCCTCCCGCCGTTCGGCAAAGTGGGCAGGCCTGGCAACTGGAAGATGGTGCAGCTCTCCCAGGAGCCGCTCAGCAGGAAGCAGCTGGAGACCATTGTGCGAGAGCTGGTGTCGGAGGCCTCTAGGCTCACCCCGAGGACTAAGATAGAGATTAGGAGGCCCCACTCCCTCATCATTCAGCACAAGGAGTACAGAATCGTCGTCGTGTTCCCGCCGGTTAGCGAGCGGCTGGAGATAACGGCGACGAGGCCGGTGGTGCGCAAGAGGATTGAGGACTACGGCCTAGACCCCAAGGTGTTGGAGCGGCTGGAGAAAAGCGCGGAGGGCATCCTAATAGCGGGGGCCCCCGGCGCTGGGAAGACCACCTTTGCCCAAGCCCTCGCCGAGTTCTACCTCTCCCGGGGCAAGGTGGTAAAGACTCTAGAGTCGCCCAGAGACATGGTGTTGCCGCCTCCCATAACTCAGCTCTCCAAGAACTTGGCCACGTCGGAGGAGGTCCACGACATACTCCTCCTCTCCCGCCCCGACTACACCATCTTCGACGAGATGAGAGACACGGCGGACTTCCAGCTCTACGTAGACCTAAGGCTCGCCGGCGTGGGCATGGTGGGCGTGGTACACGCCACGTCCCCCATCGACGCCATACAGAGGTTCATACGGAGAGTGGAGCTAGGCATGATCCCCTCCATAATTGACACCGTCATCTTCATGAAAGACGGCGAGGTGAGGAAGGTTTACGCCCTCTCCATGGTGGTGAAGGTGCCCGCGGGCATGAGAGAGGAGGACTTGGCCCGCCCCGTCATTCTCGTGAAAGACTTCCTCACGGGGGAGGTGGAGTACGAGATCTACGTATTCGGCGAGGAGACCTTTGTGGTGCCCGTCAAGCGGGGCGAGGAGGGCAGGGCGCCGAGCAGGAAGGTGTACTCCATGGTGATATCTGCCCTGAAGCGCTACGTGCCGCCCAGCGAGATAAAGCTGGAGGAGCGGGACGGCGTAGTCGTGGTGAAGGTCCCCGAGGAGTATCTCGGGGTCGTCTTGTCCCGGGGAGTCACCAAGCTGGAGAAGCTCAGGAGGAAGCTGGCGTTGGACTTTCGCATTGAGCCGCGCTAG
- a CDS encoding class I SAM-dependent methyltransferase encodes MLKAVAAYYDAAAKRYGDKYLKMEYYRTLYRKVGEVLDKYVKPGMSILDVGAGTGFWTTYMAAKGAHVIALDISAKSLRECKCGDRVAADGESLPARRSRFDAVTALGSVLNHMPDAARAVREASRALRPGGVLIADVDNALCLDMLYEYALFQGLGKLVEALKRGAVRGVWESADGEIPFTYYTYYYVKKVLHSAGLKLVEARPIYLLPLLPSRVLQRDFKTKPLEKLDLLKPLAPLATTVIYVAKKP; translated from the coding sequence GTGCTCAAGGCAGTAGCGGCGTACTACGACGCCGCCGCCAAGAGGTACGGCGACAAGTATCTCAAAATGGAGTACTACAGGACCTTGTACAGGAAGGTGGGCGAGGTCCTAGACAAATACGTCAAGCCGGGGATGTCCATCCTAGACGTGGGGGCTGGGACTGGGTTCTGGACCACCTACATGGCCGCCAAGGGGGCCCACGTAATTGCTCTGGACATATCCGCCAAGTCGCTCCGCGAGTGCAAATGCGGCGACCGGGTGGCCGCCGATGGCGAGTCGTTGCCGGCGAGGAGAAGCCGCTTTGACGCAGTGACGGCGCTGGGAAGCGTGCTCAACCACATGCCAGACGCCGCGCGCGCCGTGAGAGAGGCATCGCGGGCCCTCAGGCCGGGTGGCGTCCTAATAGCCGACGTAGACAACGCCCTCTGCCTAGACATGTTGTACGAATACGCCCTCTTCCAAGGCCTTGGAAAACTCGTCGAAGCCCTCAAGCGCGGAGCGGTGAGAGGCGTATGGGAATCCGCAGACGGCGAAATACCCTTCACCTACTACACCTACTACTACGTAAAAAAGGTCCTACACAGCGCCGGGCTCAAGCTGGTCGAAGCGCGCCCCATCTACCTCCTCCCCCTGCTCCCCAGCCGCGTGCTACAGCGCGACTTCAAGACAAAGCCCCTGGAGAAGCTAGACCTACTAAAGCCCCTCGCCCCCCTAGCCACCACCGTGATATACGTGGCCAAGAAGCCCTAG
- a CDS encoding MBL fold metallo-hydrolase, producing MPLLKLVFLGTGGAVPKADRMLPAIYLEDWLGHRVLLDAGEGAQYRLLQVGVSPASLTLVAVTHGHEDHVLGLPGLVITSRFLGGKVRVLAPRSMHKALERLGVEVLEGYAAERLKITCVEVCHTVDACGWLFEWDVGYKLDLQKATGLPKWALTSLIKGHPVEVEGRVIRPEDVADPAHRRFKRLLYTGDTGPCPRMWETVGEVDVLIHEATFADDVESQKAHEEGHSTFADALEAARALRAKVLILTHISARYPDKSRHRQLAAQVTPPPHVYVPDDFDTLLVQL from the coding sequence GTGCCTCTCCTGAAGCTGGTCTTTCTAGGCACTGGGGGCGCTGTGCCTAAGGCTGATAGGATGCTCCCGGCCATATACTTGGAGGACTGGCTAGGGCACAGAGTGCTCCTCGACGCCGGCGAGGGGGCACAGTACAGACTGTTACAGGTGGGGGTGTCCCCGGCCTCTCTCACACTGGTGGCAGTCACCCACGGCCACGAAGACCACGTCTTGGGCCTGCCCGGCCTCGTGATCACGAGCCGCTTCCTGGGAGGCAAGGTGCGGGTGCTCGCCCCCCGCTCAATGCACAAGGCGCTGGAGAGGCTGGGGGTAGAGGTGCTGGAGGGCTACGCCGCGGAGAGGCTGAAGATCACTTGTGTTGAGGTGTGCCACACAGTGGACGCGTGCGGGTGGCTCTTTGAGTGGGACGTGGGATACAAGTTGGACTTGCAGAAGGCTACGGGGCTCCCCAAGTGGGCTCTCACCAGCCTAATAAAGGGCCACCCAGTGGAGGTGGAGGGGAGGGTCATTAGGCCGGAGGACGTGGCCGACCCGGCCCACAGGCGGTTTAAGAGGCTGTTGTACACCGGCGACACGGGGCCCTGCCCCCGCATGTGGGAGACAGTGGGCGAAGTCGACGTGTTGATCCACGAGGCCACTTTTGCCGACGACGTTGAGTCCCAGAAGGCGCACGAGGAGGGGCACTCCACTTTCGCAGACGCCCTAGAGGCGGCGAGGGCCCTCAGGGCAAAGGTCCTCATTTTGACGCACATAAGCGCGCGGTACCCCGACAAGAGCCGCCACAGGCAACTGGCCGCACAAGTGACGCCCCCACCCCACGTCTATGTGCCCGACGACTTTGATACTTTGCTCGTACAACTTTGA
- the rsmA gene encoding 16S rRNA (adenine(1518)-N(6)/adenine(1519)-N(6))-dimethyltransferase RsmA encodes MGRRRRFSQHFLKSREVAEFIVGLVPPGLDVLEVGPGRGALTIPLAEKSRVVYAIEIDRGLAEELRRAAPPNVVVIVGDALEVEWPPAQYFVSNVPYEITSPLLLKLARHRLPAVVTVQKEVADRLAAEPGTEEYGRLTVAVRCHYDVEVVRVLPPHAFSPPPKVYSAVVRLTPRPPCIEDFEGFQRFTAALFSARRKTLRRLKLADSEKRIFQLSLEEIVELYKRTRGP; translated from the coding sequence GTGGGGCGGCGGAGGAGGTTCAGCCAGCACTTCCTCAAGAGCAGGGAGGTGGCTGAGTTCATAGTGGGCCTAGTGCCGCCGGGCCTAGACGTGCTAGAGGTGGGGCCCGGCCGAGGCGCACTTACCATCCCCCTCGCCGAGAAGTCCCGCGTGGTATACGCCATAGAGATCGACAGGGGGCTCGCGGAGGAGCTCAGGCGGGCGGCTCCGCCCAACGTGGTGGTCATCGTGGGCGACGCGCTCGAGGTGGAGTGGCCGCCCGCCCAGTACTTCGTCTCCAACGTCCCCTACGAGATCACTTCCCCCCTCTTGCTCAAGCTGGCCAGGCACAGGCTCCCCGCCGTGGTCACAGTCCAAAAGGAGGTGGCAGACCGCCTCGCCGCCGAGCCGGGCACCGAGGAGTACGGGAGGCTCACCGTGGCGGTGCGTTGTCACTACGACGTAGAAGTGGTGAGGGTCCTCCCTCCACACGCGTTCTCTCCCCCGCCGAAGGTGTACTCCGCCGTCGTGAGGCTGACGCCGAGGCCCCCCTGCATAGAGGACTTCGAGGGCTTCCAGCGCTTCACCGCGGCGCTCTTCTCCGCGAGGCGTAAGACGCTGCGCCGGCTCAAGCTCGCGGACTCCGAGAAGAGGATCTTCCAGCTCTCCCTCGAGGAGATCGTGGAGTTGTACAAGAGGACGAGGGGGCCTTAA